The genome window TCCTGCTGGCGATCGTCCTCTACTGGGCGCTGTTCATGCACGGCATCCCGGGCATGAAGCCGGTCATTGCAGAACCACCGCCAGGGTCGATCGCCGCCGCCGCAGGGTTACGGGCCGGCGACACGGTACGCGCTGTCGACGGCGCGGCTGTGCTCCAGTGGCAGGACGTGCGCTGGCGCATCCTGGGCCATGGCGTCGATCGCGCTGCGGTCAACATCGAAGTGGTCGACGCACGCGGGCAGCCCGCGGTGCGCGAACTCGACCTCTCTGGCGTGGCCACAGCGCAGATCGAAGAGAACTTCCTGGGCCACATCGGCCTCGCCGTGGCGCAGCCGAGGCTCGACCCGGTGATCGGCCGTGTCGTGGCCGGCAGCGTCGCCGATCGCGCCGGCGTGCTGGCGGGTGACCGGGTACTGTCGATCGATGCCCGGCCAGTCGATGACTGGGGCGCGCTGGTGAGGACCATCCGTGCGCACCCGGGAAAGCCGCTCGACATCGAGATCGACCGGGCCGGGCGTGCGATGCCGACCGTCCGGCTGGTTCCCGACTCCGCCGAGGAAGGCGGCCAGGTCATCGGCAAGGTGGGCATCGGGCCGAAGGTCGATCCGGCCCAGGTCGAGGCCATGATGGTCGACGTACGCTACGGCCCGCTGGAAAGCCTCCGCGAGGCGGTCGCCAAGACCTGGAGCACCTCGGTGTTGAGCCTGCAGATGCTGGGCAAGATGCTGATTGGCGAGGTTTCGCTCAAGAACCTGTCCGGCCCTATCACGATCGCCGATTATGCGGGCCAGTCCGTGCAGGTCGGATGGATTGCCTACCTCACCTTCATCGCGCTGATCAGCATCAGTCTGGGGGTGCTGAACCTGCTGCCGATCCCGATGCTCGACGGCGGACACCTGATGTACTATGCGGTGGAAGTCGTCGGGCGCCGCCCGGTTTCCGAACGGGCAATGGCCATCGGCCAGCAGGTCGGCATGGGTGTGCTCTTCGTGCTGATGGCCTTCGCGATCTTCAATGACATCCACCGCCTGATCGGCGGTTAATCCGGGCCGATCCTTCCGGTCGGGTCGTCTGGCGGCGTAGCTGCCGACGATTGCCCAAACTCCTACGACTACATGCTGCGCGCAAGACATCTGGTGGTTGGCCTCGCGCTGTGCTGGGCCCAGGCAAGTTCCGCATTCGATCCGTTCACCGTACGTGACATCCGCGTCGAGGGTCTCCAGCGTACCGAGCCCGGCACCATCTTCGGCTACCTGCCGGTCAAGGTAGGCGAGCGTATGACCGACGAGGGCGCAGCGCGGGCGATTCGTGCGCTGTACGCCACCGGCTTCTTCACCGACGTGCGCCTCGAGGTCGACGGGGACGTTCTGATCGTGACGGTGCAGGAGCGCCCGGCCATCGCCTCGGTCGAGATCAGCGGCTCCAAGGAGTTCAGCGCAGACCAGCTACGCGCGGCTCTGCGCAGTATCGGACTTTCCGACGGGCGCATTTTCGACAAGGCGCAGCTCGAGCGTGCCGAACAGGAGATCAAGCGCCAGTACATCAACCGCGGTCGCTATGCGGCGCAGGTGCAGACAACGGTGACGCCGCTCGAGCGCAACCGTGTCGGCGTGTCCTTCCAGATCAGCGAAGGCGATGTCGCGCGCATCCGTCAGATCAATTTCGTCGGCAACAAGGTCTTCTCCGAAAGCACGCTGCTCGGCCTGATGAAGCAGCGTACGCCTGGCTGGCTCACCTGGTACAGCAAGCTCGACCAGTATTCGCGCGACCGGCTGTCCGCCGACCTCGAAACGATCCGCTCGCACTACCAGAACCGCGGCTACCTGGAGTTCACCATCGAGTCGACGCAGGTCCAGATCACGCCGGACCGGCGCGATATCTTCATCACGATCAACGTCATCGAAGGCGAGCGTTACACGGTTTCCGACGTGCGCTTCGCCGGTGACCTGCTGCTGCCCGAGGCCGACCTGCGGCGTCTGCTGCGGCTGAAGTCCGGCGAGACGTTCTCGCGGGAGCGGCTGACCGAATCCACGAAGGCGATGACCGAACGGCTGGGCGACGAGGGTTACGCGTTTGCGAACGTCAATGCGGTGCCGGAGATCGACAAGCAGAATCGGACGGCGTCGTTCACCTTCTTCGTCGATCCGGGTCGTCGTGTCTATGTGCGGCGGGTCAACATTGCGGGTAACACTCGTACCCGCGACGAGGTGATCCGGCGCGAGATACGCCAGTTCGAAGGCGGCTGGTACAACGCCGAAGCACTCACCCGGTCGCGCCGGCGGGTCGACCGTCTCGGTTATTTTTCCGAGGTGAACATCGAGACGCCGGCGGTACCTGGCGCGAACGACCAGGTCGACGTCAACGTGTCGGTAGTCGAACGCGCCACCGGAAACCTGCTGTTCGGTGTCGGTTTCGCCAGCGGCGACGGCCTGATCCTTCAGGGCTCGGTGTCGCAGAACAACATCTTCGGCAGTGGCAACGCGCTGGCGGTCCAGCTGAACACCGGGCGCGTCAACCGTACTGCGTCGATTTCGTTCACCAACCCGTATTTCACTTCCGACGGCGTGAGCGCCGGCTTCGACGTCTACCGCCGCACGTACGACCCGTCGTCGCTGGGCCTCGGAAACTACCTCACCAAGACGGCCGGCCTCGGCTTCCGGCTCGGCCTGCCCGTGACCGAGGACGTCACCTTGAACGTCGGGCTGACCACGGAGCAGACCGATATCACTACGTATGCGGACAGCCCGAAGCGCTACATCGACTTCGTGAACACGTTCGGTCCGTCTAACCTGGCGGTGTTTGCCACCGTCGGCTTTGCGATCGACCGGCGCGACAGCCGTATCTATACGACGCGTGGCACGTTCCAGCGCGCGTTCGCCGAGGTGACCATCCCGGGCAGCGATCTCGAGTACTACCGCCTGAACTACATCGGCCAGTATTTCCTCCCGTTGACGCGTGACGTCACACTGCAACTCACCGGCGATATCGGTGTCGGCAATGGTCTGGGCGGAAAGCCGCTGCCCTTCTACCGCAACTACTTCGTCGGTGGCATCAACTCCGTCCGCGGCTACGCCACCGGCTGGGTCGGGCCCCGCGACCCGGACAACATCCCCATCGGCGGCTCGCACAAGATGGTCGGCAACGCCGAACTGTTGTTCCCGTTCCCCGGGCTGCGCAACGACCGGTCGGTTCGGCTCAGCACCTTCTTCGATGCTGGATATGCCGATGATTCGTTCACGACGCGCAACATCCGGTATTCGACCGGGCTTGCGGTAACCTGGATATCGCCCTTCGGTCCTCTCAAGCTGAGCATCGCAAAGCCGCTCAACAACGAGAGTACCGATCGCCTGCAGCGTTTCCAGTTCACCTTCGGGAGCGTGTTCTGACCGGTGGTATGATCCAGCGTGGGGTGCATCATGCACCGGCCGTTCACTCGGGGGCAGGGATGGTTCGAAGGTTCTGGTTGGCGATCGGGCTGGTGATGACGCTGGCCGCAAGTCAGGGTGTCTGGGCGCAGGTTTCCGATCTCCGTATCGGGTTCGTGGATACCGAACGCATCCTGCGTGAGGCGGCCCCGGCCGTGCGTGCGCAGAAGCGCCTCGAGAAGGATTTCGCGCCGCGTGACCAGGAGCTTCAGCGCCTCGCCAGCCGTGCCAAGGATCTCCAGGTGTCGCTCGAGAAAGAAGCGGTGACGCTGTCCGATACGGAGCGCAACAAGCGCGAACAGGAACTGGCGCGCCTGACCCAGCAGTTCCAGCGCCTGCAGCGCGAGTTCCGTGAAGATCTGAACATCCGTCGCAACGAGGAGATGGCCACCGTCCTCGAGCGCGTGAACGCCGTGATCAAGCGCATCGCCGAGAGCGACAAGCTCGACCTCGTTTTCCAGGAAGCCGTGTACCGTAGCCCCAGGATCGACATCACGGAAAAGGTCCTGAAGGCCTTGGCCGCGTCGGACAGATAGCGCCGGTTGGCCGACGGCATCCGCTTCGTCCCCCGCCCGATGGCGTTGAAACTGTCGGAAATCGTTGCCGTGCTCGGTGGTGAACGGCTCGGTGGCGACCCGCTGATCAGATCCGTGGGGTCGCTGGCAGAGGCGGGCCCGGGCGCGATCGGTTTTCTCGCCAATCCGCGCTATCGCGGCCAGCTCGCATCTACGCGTGCAAGCGCGGTGATCGTCGCGGAGTCCGAACGCGAGGCGACCAGCCTGCCACGGATCGTAGCGTCGAATCCTTACGCATATTACGCCAGGGTTGCGCAGCGGCTGAATCCGCCCGCGCCGGTTCATCCTGGCGTCGATCCGTCGGCGTCGGTCGATCGATCTGCGCGGGTGGACCCGTCCGCGTCCATCGGTGCCGGCGCCTCGATCGGTCCGGGCGCCGTGGTCGAGGCCGGCGTTTCGATAGGACCGGGCTGCCGAGTGATGGCGAAGGCCGTCATCGGCAGCGATACCTGGCTCGCTGCGAACGTCACCCTCTGCGAAGGCTGCCGGCTCGGTGCGCGCTGCGTGGTGCATCCTGGGGCGGTGATCGGTGCGGACGGGTTCGGGTTCGCGCCTGATCGGGGCCGCTGGGTGAAGATCCCGCAGGTGGGTACGGTCGTGGTCGGCGACGATGTCGAGATCGGCGCCAACACGACCATCGACCGCGGTGCGCTCGACGACACCGTGATCGGCGAGGGCTGCAAGATCGACAACCTGGTGCAGGTCGGGCACAACGTGCGCATCGGGCCTTTCAGCGTTATTGCCGGCTGCGTCGGTATCGCGGGCAGCGCGCGCATCGGCAGCGGGTGCCGCATTGGCGGGGCCGCAGGCATACTCGGCCACCTGGAGATTGCCGATGGCGTCGAGGTGTCTCCGTTCACGCTGGTTACCCGCTCGATCCACGAGCCGGGGAAGGTGACCGGGTACATGCCAGTGCAGGCGCATGACCGCTGGCTGCAGAACGCCGCCCAGGTACGGCACCTGGCGCGTATGGCCGACCGGATCAGGGAACTCGAAGGGCGGCTGGCCGCCCTCGAATCGAACATGGCGGACGGCCGACCGGCTCGCCGGAAGGCTTCGGAGGGGGAATGACGTGAGCGAATCGATGGACATACACGAGATACTGCAGTACCTGCCGCACCGCTTTCCGTTCCTTCTGGTCGACCGGGTGCTCGAATGCGAACCGGGCGTACGCATTCGCGCCCTCAAGAACGTGTCGATCAACGAGCCGTTCTTTCCCGGGCATTTTCCGCACCATCCGGTGATGCCGGGCGTACTGATCGTCGAGAGCCTCGCCCAGGCTGCGGCAATCCTTTCCTTCAAGACCGTCAAGGCGCGTCCGGACGACGGGTCGGTGTACTACCTGGCCGGCGTGGACGGTGCACGCTTCAAGCGGCCGGTGCACGCGGGCGACCAGTTGCACCTGGAAGTCGAGCTTTCCAGGCACATGCGGGACGTCTACAAGTTCAAGGGTATGGCGAAGGTGGACGGCAAGCTTGCCGCCGAGTGCGAAATCACCTGCGTGCGGCGGGCGATCGCCTGATCGGGGCCGGGAGCGGGACATGAGCACACGTATTCATCCGACGGCGATCGTCGAGCCCGGTGCGGAGCTGTCCGGTGACGTCGAAGTCGGCGCCTATACCCTGATCGGCCCGGGCGTGAAGATCGGGGCCGGATCCTCGATCGGCCCGCACTGCGTGATCCGCGGGCTGACCGAGATCGGCGCCGGCAACCGCATCTTCCAGTTCTGTTCGATCGGCGAGGTCCCGCAGGACAAGAAGTACGCCGGTGAACCGACGCGCCTGGTGATCGGCGACCGCAACACGATCCGGGAGTTCTGCACCTTCAACTGCGGCACCGTGCAGGACGGTGGTGTCACCCGGATCGGCAGCGACAACTGGATCATGGCCTATGTGCACGTGGCGCACGACTGCCTTGTCGGCGACCAGGTGATCATCGCAAACAGCACGCAGCTCGCCGGCCACGTCTCGATCGGAGACCATGCGATCCTCGGTGGCTTCACCGGGGTGCACCAGTTCTGCAGCATCGGCGCACACTGCATCACCTCTGTCGGCAGCGTGGTGCTGCAGGACATCGCACCGTTCGTGATGGCGGCCGGCAATCCGGCCGGGCCGAAGGGCATCAACGGCGAGGGGCTGCGCCGTCGCGGCCATGATGCGGCGACCGTGCAGGCGGTGAAGCGTGCCTACCGCACCCTCTACCGGTCCGGCCTGCCGCTGGAGGAAGCTCGCGTCGAACTCGAGCGCCAGGCCGCCGAGGTTCCGCTGATCGGCCTGCTGACTGCCTTCATCGCCGCGCAGCGTCGCGGGCTTGCGCGTTGACGACAGTCGCGCTGGTAGCGGGGGAGCCGTCCGGCGACCTGCTGGGGGCGGAACTCATGGTGGCGCTGAAGGTACGCCGTCCGGACATCGTGTTCTGCGGCATCGGTGGCCCGAAGATGCGTGCTGCCGGCCTCGACTGCTGGCATCCGATGGAGACGCTGGCGGTGCGCGGCTATGTCGAGGTGCTGCGTCGCTACCGCGAGATCCTGGCCGTGCGGCGCAGGCTGGTGTCCCGCCTGTCGCGCGACAAGCCCGACCTTTTCGTCGGTATCGATGCGCCCGACTTCAATCTCGAGGTCGAGCGCCGGCTGCGGTCGAAAGGGGTGCGTACGATCCACTATGTCTGTCCGTCGATCTGGGCTTGGCGCGGCGAGCGAGTGCGTCTGTTGAAGGAGGCTGCCGACCAGGTGCTTGCGCTGTTCCCGTTCGAGAAGCCGCTGCTCGAGCGACAGGGTGTCCCGGTGACCTACGTAGGGCATCCGCTGGCCGACCTGCTGCCGGAGTTCCCCGACCGCACCGGCACCCGCGAACGCCTGCGCCTGCCGGCCTCTGCGCCAGTCATTGCGCTGCTGCCCGGCAGCCGCGATGGCGAACTGGAGTACATGGCCGACCTGTTCGTCGAGACCGCGCGTCGGCTGCATGCGCGCCTGCCCGACGCGCAGTTTCTGGTGCCGCTGGTGAGTCGCGAAACACGCAACCGCTTCGAGCGTGCGCTCTACGACCGGGATGCCCAGCACCTGCCGCTGCACATCCTGTTCGGCCATGCCCATGCTGCCCTGACCGCGGCGGATGCGGCTCTGGTCGCATCCGGGACTGCGACGCTCGAGGCGGCCCTGCTGCGCTGTCCGATGGTGATCACCTACCGGATGGCAGACTGGTCCTGGCGGTTGATGCGCGGCAAGGGCTACCTTGCCTACGGTGGCCTGCCGAACATCCTGGCCGGGCGCTTCGTGGTTCCGGAGCTTATCCAGGAGCATGCGACGGCCGAGAACCTGTCCCAGGCGGTGGCCAACCTGATCGGCGATGCACCGGTACGACGCGAGCTGGGCGAGCTGTTCGCGCGGATGCACGATGAGTTGCGCCAGGGCAGCGCCGAGCGTACTTCGATGGCCGTGCTGGAAGTCCTGGAGGGGTAGGGTGGCTCGCACGATCCGGGCTGCCAGCGCTGGCGGCAGGGGCGGCGCGGTCGAGCGGACGGCGGCACTCGGGCAGCTCCCTCCAGGCCTGTGCGGGGTGGACGAGGCGGGACGAGGGCCGCTCGCCGGTCCGGTCCATGCTGCCGCGGTCGTGCTCGACCCGCGCCGGCCGATCGCCGGGCTGGCCGATTCCAAGGTCCTGACGCCGGCGCGGCGCGAGGCGCTGTCGCTGCAGATCCGTGAACGTGCGCTCTGCTGGTCGATCGCGGTGGTGGAGCCTGCCGAGATCGACGCCCTGAACATCCTGCGCGCCAGCCTGCAGGCGATGCGCAGGGCCGTGTTGGCCTTGCAGCCCCCGCCGCAGGCGGTCTGGGTGGACGGCAACCAGCTGCCGGATTTCGAGGCCGGCCACGGTTTTGCGCTGCGTGCCGTGGTCGGCGGCGATGCGCGGGTGGCTGCCATCTCGGCGGCGTCGATCCTGGCCAAGACTGCGCGCGACGCCCGGATGCGGGAGCTGGCGCTGGAGCATCCCGGCTATGGGTTCGAGCGTCACATGGGCTACCCGACGCGCGAGCATCTCGAAGCGCTGGCCCGACTGGGTCCCTGTGCGATGCACCGGTACTCGTTCGCGCCGGTGGCCCGCGCCTGCGACCTGTTCCGCCGAGCCTGACCGCTGCCCGGCCGCCCGAGGCAGGGAGCGCCCGGACTGCTCAAGTCGCCCGGAAAGCGTCCGTTAACGGAGGGCTGCGTACACCCATCGGCTGGGTGAGCGGACGCGGCAAACGGACGAGGCGGAGCGCGCATGCTTGTCATAGTCGGCTGGATCGGGGTTACGGTGATGGTGCTGGGCGGCTACATGCTGGCCGGAGGCAAGCTCGGCCCGCTCTGGCAGCCAGCCGAGCTGGTGATCATCGGCGGAGCCGCGTTCTTCGCGTTCCTGGTGGCCAACTCGTCGAAGGTGATCAAGGCCACTTTCGCCACCCTGCCTTCCTGTTTCAAGGGCTCGAAGTACACCAAAGGCATGTACCTGGAGCTGCTGTCGCTGCTCTACGACCTGCTTGCCAAGGTACGCAAGGAAGGCCTGATGTCGATCGAATCGGACGTCGAGTCGCCCGACCAGTCGCCGATCTTCACCAAGTATCCGATGATCCTTGAAGACCATCACGCAATGGACTTCCTGGTCGATTACCTGCGGTTGATGGTCGGCGGCAACCTGAATGCGTTCGAGATCGAGAACCTGATGGACAACGAGATCGAGACGCACCACCACGAAGGGGAAGCCCCGATCGGTGCCATCTCGCGGGTCGGCGATGGCCTGCCTGCGTTCGGCATCGTCGCCGCGGTGATGGGCGTGGTGAAGACCATGGGCTCGGTCGGTGCGCCGCCTGCAGTGCTCGGCGCGAAGATCGGGGCAGCCCTGGTCGGCACCTTCCTCGGCATCCTGCTGGCATACGGATTCGTCGGCCCGCTCTCCAGCCTGCTCGAACAGAAGCTCTCGGAACAGACCAAGATGCTCCAGTGCATCAAGGTGACGCTGCTCGCCAGCCTGAATGGCTATCCGCCGCAGGTGGCGGTGGAGTTCGGGCGCAAGGTGCTGTACTCGACCGAGCGGCCGAGCTTCAGCGAACTCGAGGAAGAAGTGAAGCAGCGCAAAGGCAAATGACGCCCGACCGCCGCCGAACGACCGGACCCCGGGGACACCATGGCTGAAGAATCGCAGCGCCCGATCGTCGTCAAGCGCATCAAGAAGGGTGGCCACGGCAAGCATGGTGGCGCCTGGAAGATCGCATACGCCGACTTCGTGACCGCGATGATGGCTTTCTTCCTCCTGATGTGGCTGCTAGGTTCGGTCAGCAAGGGGGACCTAAAGGGCATCTCCGACTACTTCAATACGCCGCTGAAGACCGCGCTGATGGGCGGTTCGTCGACCGGTGAAGCACAGAGTGTGATCCCGGGCGGTGGCACCGACCTTACCGCCAGCGCTGGCCAGGTGCACAAGGGCGAGAGTGAGCCGCGCCCGCGCGACGAGCGTGAGCTCGAGGCCGAGCTGGAGGCCCGTGAGGCTGCCCGCCTGGCCGAACTGAAGGAAAAGATCGAGAAGGCGATCGAAGCCAATCCGCTCCTCGCCCCGTTTCGGAAGCAGCTCCTGGTCGACCTGACTCCTGAGGGCCTGCGCATCCAGATCGTGGACGAACAGAACCGGCCGATGTTCCCGACCGGCAGCAGCAACCTCGCCAGCTACACCCGTGATCTGCTGCGCGAGATCGGCATCATCCTGAATGACGTACCGAACAGGGTCAGTCTTTCGGGCCATACCGATGCAGCGAGCTTCGGCAGCGGCGACCGCGGATTCAGCAATTGGGAACTGTCGGCCGAGCGGGCAAACTCGGCGCGCCGCGAGATGATCGCCGGCGGCATGGCGGATGCCAAGGTGCTGCGCGTGGTCGGACTGGCCTCGGCGGTCGGTTTTCCCGGCGCGGCTCCGCTCGATGCGGTGAATCGCAGGATCAGCATCATCGTCCTCAACCGCAAGACGGAGAAGGCCATCACGGCCGAGTCGGCCGCATCGCCCGCGGCACCGCCTCCCGCCAGCAGCGGCGCGGCGCCGGCCGTTTCACCGGGACGATGAAGCTGCCCCCCGCACTTGCCGGGTTGCTGGTGCAGGCCGTCGCCACGGTTGGCACCGTGGCGCTGTACGGGCTTGCCGGAGTCGCCGCGCTGGAAGCGCCCTGGATCTGCTGGGCCTTCGTGCAGGCTGCACTCGCCGTTCTGCTCGCGACGGCGGCCGGGCAGGCGCCCTGGTGGATCGCGATACACGGCCTTTTCGTGCCGGCGGCTCTGCTGCTCGACCGCTTCTCACCACCGTCCTGGCTGTACCTGGCGGGTGCCGCGCTTCTTGCGCTGACCAACGGCAACGCGATACGGGAACGGGTGCCGTTGTTCCTGACCAGCAGGGCTGCGCGTGAACAGCTGCTCGCACTGCTGCCCGAGGATCGTCCGATCCGCTTCATCGACGTCGGCTGCGGGTTCGGCGGCGTGGTCTCCAGCGTCGGCCGGGAGCGCCCGACGCTGGAATGCCTCGGGCTGGAGACCGCCTGGCTGCCTTACCTGGTCAGTCGGCTCCGGTGCGGGCTGTCTCCCAACCAGGCGGCCGTGGCGCGGCGCGATCTCTGGACCCACGACCTGTCCGGTGCCGATGTCGTATACGCTTACCTGTCACCGGTGCCGATGGAGCGGCTTTGGCGCAAGGTACTCGCGGAGATGCGCCCAGGTACCCTGTTCATCAGCAACAGCTTCGCAGTGCCGGGTGTTGAACCGCTCGTCAGTCATGGCGTGGAGGATGCTACCCGCTCCGTCCTGCATGTCTACCGGTTGGCCGGTGCGGGCGGCCTGCCCGCCGCGGACGAGGCGACCGCAGCGCCGATCGCCGTGGCGAGTGCCGCCTGCTCCTGAGCCGGGTCCGCGATCCAGGCCCGTGCCCGGATCGCCGCACGCAGCCGTTCGACGAACGCCGGTTCAGCCGCGACGCGCGCGAGCAGCGCGGCGAGCGCCGGGGCGTCTCCGACGGGGAAGGTCGCCGGCCAGTCGCTGCCCAGCAGGCCGAGGTTGCCGGGAATGTGCGAGGCAATCACCGGTGTGCCGGCGGCGATGGCTTCGGACACGACATTGGCCCCACCCTCCATCCGCGAACTGATGACCATTGCTCCGGCGCGCGCAATCAGCGCGCGCGCGCGTCCTGGCGTGACCTCTCCGAGCCAGCGGTAGCGCCTGTCGGCTGCCATCGCCAGGCGCGCCTCGCGTTCCAGCGAAGGGTCGAGCGCGCGGCCGACCTGGGTGACGCGCAACGGGAGGCCGCGGCCCGGGATCGCCGGCAGCAGTGACAGCGCGCGCGCGGCGAGCAGCGGGTCTTTCTCGTCGCGCAGGTGGCCGACGACGCACACCTCGAAACTGCGCTGCAGTGGCGGCGCCCGGCGCCCGGCGGGGGCGGACTGATGTACGACGAACGTACGCGCATGCAGTGCCGGCGGCAGTTCGTCGATCGCGCAGGGCTGCAGGACTACCAGGCTGTCGGCGACGCGCAGCGACTGCTGTGCGTCTGGGTCGTCGATGATGTCCCGGTAGAGGTCGGTCCCGGTCAGGGCCAGCACCAGCGGGCGGCCTGGATAAGCCTCGCGGAAGCGCATGATCGACGGATGGCTGCGCCGTGCATGCAGCGCCAGCATCAGGTCGGCAGGGGCGCCTGCCTCCACCGGGTCGTCGGTCGCCGGATGCCACTCGGTGCAGACGCGCACCCGGTGGCCGAGCCGGCGCAGCAGGCGTGCCCAGCGCACGGCGGTATTTCGGTTGCCGGCGCGCGAGGCCGGCGGGGCGGGGGTGACCAGAACGACCTGCATGGACGGACTCTTCAGCCAAGCGCGTAAACTCGCGAGTCTACGGGCTTTGGGCCGCCCGGGTACCTACGGACGCAGGGGGGGCGCAGCAGATGCACAGCCAGCAGGGCGCGCAGGCATCTCGAGCCGCAGGAGGGGCTGCGGTTCCGGCTGCATCGACGCCGGCGATGTCGGGCGCGACGACGGATATCGCCGGCTGCCGGCACGAACTGCAGATTGCCCGCGCACGCATGCTGGCCTTGTTCGACGCGTTGCCGGCCGACGGGCTGCTCGGACCAAAGCTCTCGATCGTCAACCCGCCGCTGTGGGAACTCGGGCATCTCGGCTGGTTTCAGGAGCGCTGGCTGCTGCGGCCCCGGTCGGACGGCACGCTCGCGCCGTCGCTTCTGAAGGATGCAGACGCGCTGTACGACTCCGCTGCCGTAGCGCACGGCCGTCGCTGGGAACTGCCGCTACCCGGACCCGAGGCAACGCGCCGCTACCT of Rhodocyclaceae bacterium contains these proteins:
- the motB gene encoding flagellar motor protein MotB: MAEESQRPIVVKRIKKGGHGKHGGAWKIAYADFVTAMMAFFLLMWLLGSVSKGDLKGISDYFNTPLKTALMGGSSTGEAQSVIPGGGTDLTASAGQVHKGESEPRPRDERELEAELEAREAARLAELKEKIEKAIEANPLLAPFRKQLLVDLTPEGLRIQIVDEQNRPMFPTGSSNLASYTRDLLREIGIILNDVPNRVSLSGHTDAASFGSGDRGFSNWELSAERANSARREMIAGGMADAKVLRVVGLASAVGFPGAAPLDAVNRRISIIVLNRKTEKAITAESAASPAAPPPASSGAAPAVSPGR
- a CDS encoding class I SAM-dependent methyltransferase encodes the protein MKLPPALAGLLVQAVATVGTVALYGLAGVAALEAPWICWAFVQAALAVLLATAAGQAPWWIAIHGLFVPAALLLDRFSPPSWLYLAGAALLALTNGNAIRERVPLFLTSRAAREQLLALLPEDRPIRFIDVGCGFGGVVSSVGRERPTLECLGLETAWLPYLVSRLRCGLSPNQAAVARRDLWTHDLSGADVVYAYLSPVPMERLWRKVLAEMRPGTLFISNSFAVPGVEPLVSHGVEDATRSVLHVYRLAGAGGLPAADEATAAPIAVASAACS
- a CDS encoding TIGR04348 family glycosyltransferase, whose product is MQVVLVTPAPPASRAGNRNTAVRWARLLRRLGHRVRVCTEWHPATDDPVEAGAPADLMLALHARRSHPSIMRFREAYPGRPLVLALTGTDLYRDIIDDPDAQQSLRVADSLVVLQPCAIDELPPALHARTFVVHQSAPAGRRAPPLQRSFEVCVVGHLRDEKDPLLAARALSLLPAIPGRGLPLRVTQVGRALDPSLEREARLAMAADRRYRWLGEVTPGRARALIARAGAMVISSRMEGGANVVSEAIAAGTPVIASHIPGNLGLLGSDWPATFPVGDAPALAALLARVAAEPAFVERLRAAIRARAWIADPAQEQAALATAIGAAVASSAAGRPPAPANR